The genomic segment GGGACTTGCTGCTTCTCTTGGAGTTTCCCAAGTGATTTTAGGAACTTCTTCTGCACCTTTGATCTTACTCGGCATCACTACCTGGGGAATCGGGATCTCATTTTCTAAAAAAGTAAGAAGATTGAATACTTATCCGGTTGGGTATTATTTTATTCTAATATTCTCTGTAGCCATAGGTTTCCTGGCAGATTTTGGAAGTTTAGTTAAGGGTGCTTCCGGTGTTCTTTTAATCGTGCTTGCAACCATGTCGATTGCGATCCTTCTTCATTTACTTTTTGGGATCTTATTTAGAATCCCTGTGGATACTTGGATTATCACTTCTGTTTCCAGTATTTATGGCCCTGCGTTTGTGCCCTCTGTTGCGGCCGCAATAGGGAATAGAGGTGTGTTGATCTTGGGAATTTTAACTGGGCTCGTCGGTTATGCTGTCGGGAATTATTTAGGTTTGGCAGTGTATTGGTTCTTGGCGAGATAGGAAAAAGAAAGCTTGCGTTGGATAATTTTCATGATTCTCTTTCCGGATGATTTCACGTTTCAACAGGTTCATAGATTGGGTACAATTAATCGGAATCACTCAAGGTCTCAATGACCAAGAGATACGCGCCATTCGTACCACTGGATCCACACAGTTCATAATATTTATAATCCCAGCTTTTCTAGCGATACCAATTTATTTCACTGAGCCCCCTGAAACACATTTATATTCCTATTCCATGCTCACCATCTTCCTGATTGCTCTTGGAGTTGCGCGGTACTTACTTACTAAGCGGAGACAAACAGCTGCAGCAGTTATGACACTTGTTGCTCTGAATTTCGAATTTACAGTTCTCACAGTAGCACAAGCGGATGACCCAGCACCGCTGGGATTTTTGGTCAGTTCTATTTTGCCGTTCCTGATGATTTTGCGAACTCGGACGAAAACTCTTTGGAGCCTTGTAATTCTTCCGGTCTTTTTTTTCTTAGCCTCTCAATATTATTATAGGGTATTTGGCGGGTCGGCGATATTCGGTCCTCCTAGATGGATTGTGCCTGCAGATTATCTGATGCCTCCTCTTGTTCTTTTGGTAATAGCTATGATTTCTATTATTTATCAGTTCGTAAAGGCGGTCAACAAAGCTGAGGACAAACTGTCTCAAGAACACGCTCAGTCTGAGAAACTTCTGCTTAATATTTTGCCGAGAGAAGTTGCAGATGAATTGAAGCAGAATGGGATCAGTAAACCTCGTCATTTTCCCTCCGCTACGGTTTGTTTCACTGATTTTGAAGGATTTACGAAAATTTCCGAATCCCTAGGGCCTAGCGAACTGGTCGCGGAGTTAGATCGATGCTTTTCCTATTTCGATAGTTTAATGGATCGATACAAGCTCGAGAAACTCAAGACCATCGGAGATAGTTATATGTTTGTGGGAGGAATTCCAAATAGCAGCTCTACTCATGCTGTGGACTGTGTTCTTGCAGCTCTCGAGATCCAAGCATTTATGAATCAAATGAAGGAAATTAAAACATCTCAGAATCTTCCATACTGGCAGCTTCGATTGGGAATTCATTCAGGAGACTTGGTGGCAGGAGTCATAGGCGAGAAGAAGTTTGCTTATGATGTTTGGAGTGATACTGTAAATACGGCGAGCAGATGTGAATCTTCGGGTGCCACAGGTAAAATCAATATTTCAGGTGCAACTTATGCGCTCGTCAAAGATTTCTTTGATTGCGAGTATCGTGGCCAAATTGCTGCAAAGCATAAGGGTAATATTGATATGTATTTTGTTCAAGGACTCTTGCCTGAATTGCATAGGGCAGGGGAGCCAAGGGTCCCAAACTCCGAATTCGAAAAACGTTACGCGGCTTTGCTATCGGGCGCAGAAAAGGCTGAAGTCGGAAATGCCGGCTAATGGGAATTTGGTTCAATTTGTTGGAATTTCAACAAGCAGGATTTATTTAAAGATTTTTTAATATTTCTCGGATCAGTTCTCCTGTATCCGTAAAACTTTGTTTTTTTAGGACCTTCTCCACTTCTTTGAGAGCTGATTTATCTTCAAATCCTAATTGAACAAGCGCTTGGACTGCAGTTTCTTTGAAACGATCTTCTGGTGAAGGAAGTCTTTCTTTGGAAGTTTCCGGGATCGATGGATCCTCCGAGCCTGCTTCTAAAAACAATTCCAGTTTTTTAAGATTTTGTTTTACTTCGAAAAATATTTTTTCAGATGTTTTGGCTCTGACTTTGGGAATTTTTTCCAAGTCTTTTGCTTCTCCCGAAGAAGCGATCTTATGTAATTCCCAGGGACTGAAGAAAGAAAGTACTTTGAGTGCAGTCATTTCTCCTATCCCATGTAGGCCCTTCATTACTTTGAAAAATTCTTTATCTCTTTCGTGTAGGAATCCAAAAAGTTTTTGGCCTCTTTCAGTAATGGAATGATGGATATGTAGCCTTACTTCTTTTGCAGAAGTTTGGAATTCTTTCAATTCCCAATAGGTCTTGAATGAGATTACGATTTCGTAAGTTACTCCGTGAACATCTAAGTTCACGGTACCTACTTCCAGTTTTCGGATGGAACCTTGTAGTCCGGAGATCATGTCGGGAAAGTTTAAAAAGTGATGCCTGCGGAGGCAATCATTTCCACAAATCCGAAGTTTTGAGTGGCTCTATCTTTAGATTTACCGTTTGTATAGATGCTTGTTAGATCTATATATCCACCTTTTGCTCCGAATTCAAAGAAGAAGGATTTGAATAAATCGATCCTAACTGCTGAATATCCGGAGACTCCGTATCCAGAAAGGTGGAATCTATTATTATGGCCTTCTCCGAAAAGTCTCACATCACTTCTGCAAACAACAGGTCCAGCTCCGACGGAACCTACTAAACTAAATGCATTCTCTCCATTTGGAGAAACCCAGAGGGGCGCTACGTAACCGAGATCAACAAATAGATAATTGAGTCCGTCAGTATGTTCGAATTTCAAGAAATCCGGAGAAATATTGACCGTCTCTCCTCCATGATATCCCGCGAATTGATTTATATTATTCGGAAATAATAATGCATAAGGAGCAGACTCGAAAGAAGTATGAAGCCTTGCCCATTCTATCGCATTAGGATCTATATATCCGCTGATGCTTGCTGCCTGCCCTCTGGACATTACATATTTCATATGATCTTGCCCAAATGCGATGAACAGATTGTCAGTGAGATAGTATGTAAGTTTGAAATTATACTGAGGGATTTCCCAGAGAGAAGGATTCAAATATACATCCGTAGAGAATCTTTCCGGTTTGTCCCTAGCAACCACATCCTTTAATGTAAAAGAATATCCAGGCCCTTTGAAGTTGATATCACTTTGGGTATAAGAATCTCTATTATATCCCCATTGGAAGGACCAGCGACCTTTTCTTTGGTCAACTCTCCTTTCTTCTTTTTTAACCTGTTCAGGCTGAGCAGTCCCTTTTGCCTGTGCAAGTTGTAATGGAGTAAGTTTTTCTTCTCCTCCTACGGCAAATAGGGAAGTGGAGAAGGTCAGTAGTATTAAGATAATATAATGGACGAAAGATGACGATTTAGTTTCGGATCTCATTTTGGACGGAAGCCTCCAGGACACAGTTCTATGCCAGAATTCAGGAATAGTTCCGGGAGGCACCTTTTTTTCTTAAGATAGAAATTTCCAAATCATTCCAAGTCTATCCCGCTTCCGATAGTCCACGGTACAATTTTGACCCCATCCTTAGTTCCCCAGGAAATTCCGTCGGATGGAGGATTGATCCCTTTTGTATCTGGAGAATTAGGGAAGGATAATCTTTGTTTGAGGTCCAACACAGGTTCCTTAGGTAGATCATCTCCTAAAGGGAATGTCCCCCAATGGATAGGAGCGAATGATTTTGCATTTAGGTCCTTAGTCGCCATCAAAGCTTCCTCGGGTCCGATATGCGCATATTTCATAAACCATCTAGGCTTATAAGCTCCGATAGGAAGAAGTGCAAGATCGACAGGTTTTCCTAAACGTTCCGAGATATTTTTGAAATGTGAAGAATATCCGGTATCCCCCGCAAAGTAGATGATCTTTCCCTGAGCTTCTAAGGAATAACTTCCCCAGAAGTATTGGTTCGTATCTGAGATTCCCATTCTGCTCCAATGATGCGCAGGAAGGAATGTGATCTTTACGGATTCTTTAGTGGTAACTTGGTCCAACTCTTGGGAAACTGTAGATCCTAAATTTTCTTCTTCCGAAAATGATTTCATTCCGGAGGGAAGAAGTATCTGCAAGTTCGGATTTTTACTTCTCAAGTAGCGTAATGTATCTCGGTCCAAATGGTCTCTATGAGCATGACTTACTACTACAAAGTCCACCGGAGGAAGATCCTCTTTTGGAATTGGAAGTTTGACTAGTCTTGTGACCAGAATAGGAGCCTCAAAGATAGGATCTGTTAGAACGTTTACCGTTTTTCCATTTTTTGTAGAAGAGATCCAAACTGTGGCATGTCCGAACCATACCACTCTTACTTTTCCCTCCGGAGCGACTAGGTCTTTAGAGTTTCTTTCCAATACTGTAGGAAGTTCTTCGGTGAGACCTTCTACTGCAGGCGGATCTTTAGGTCCCCAGAGCTTCCAACGTAATATGGCCAAGGGGGACTTTCCCTGTAATTCTTCATCCGGATCTAAATTATGATATCTACCTTCTTTATAACTGGGGGACTTTACCCTCTCTGGATCCAATGGAAAACAATAGAAAAATGAAATTGCGAGTAAGAGAGTCGCGGAATGGAATATTAAACTCATATTGTTGTTTTGGACCTCTTGTAACATTTTTGGAGCCGAATTTTTTCTAAAAGAATAGAACCTATTCAATTTATTTCTATTCTTCGGAACCGCATAAGATCGAACCATTTTTTTTTCAAACCGACCGATGTCGCCAGGCCTCAGTTCAGCAGGTTGCTTGCAGAAAATTCGGCTCTAATCCGTTCTATCCTAAATGGAAGCTTCTATACAGATCAGGGACCTACCATTTGCGAAAAATAGAATACTTTCGCTTACGGTCCTATTTTTATTTATCAGCTTCCATTTTTTGTTACCAGTGGGTCTATTATTAAGTAGTTTTCCCAATTGGGCAGCTTGGGTTTTTGCCGCAGCTTTGGGGCCGGTGTCTTATACTTTTTGGAATTTGATCCATGAAAGTATTCATGGGAACTTTTCGAACGAAAGAAAGCAGAATCATTTTTGGGGAAGATTTCTTTGTATCGTGTTCGGGGCTCCATATTCGGTTCTGAAATGTAGTCATCTGATGCATCATAAGTTCAACAGAGAACCTGGTGATCGGATCGAATTTTATGATCCAAATTCTCGAAAGCCTAGATGGTTTCAGAGTTTGAATTATTATTTCAGAATTACTGTGGCGACTTACATTTTTGAAGTAGGTTCAGGGCTTTTACTTTCTCTGCCTTCTCGTTGGACAAGGCAGACAGTGGATCGATTCATCGAGTATCCTATTGAGGAAGGTTTTTTTAAATGGATCTATCGTCCTGAAATTTTGGAAGAATTAAGAAAGGATATATTATGGATTTTGATCTTCTATATTCCTTCTTTTTGGTTGTTCGGAAGTAATTGGCCTTTGTTGGTATTCCTACTTTTAAGCAGGTCCTTTTTTATATCATTTTTCGATAATGCGTATCATTACGGGAAAGAAATTAATGATAAAAATTCGGCCTTTAATTTAACTCTACCGAAAACGGTAAGTGCGTTTTTTTTACATTTTAATTATCATAGGATTCATCATAGATTCCCGGGTTGTTCTTGGGATCGATTACCGAAACAAATGGAGGTTTGCGGAGAAACCTGGGACAAAAGTTTTATTAAACAAGCATGGAGCCAATGGGGCGGGCTCTTAGAACCTTTGGATGGAAAAATTTCTAAATAAAAAGAAAACATATGAGAACGATAATACAATCTTTCATTCACAATAGACTCTTCATGTATTTGGGAGTCATATTCATTGTTGCCGCGGGGGGAATGTCACTTTGCGGTTTGCGCAGAGATGCTTTCCCGAATGTGGATATGAAGCAGCTCGTGATTACCACAAAATTCCCGGGAGCTTCTCCTGCGGACGTGGAATTACGGGTAACGTATCCGATCGAGGAAAAGATCAAGGAGATAGACGGTATAGATGAGATCCGTTCCTTCTCCCGTAACTCCGTTTCCGATATAGATGTTCGTGTAAGCTTAGAGGAGAAAAATCCTGAAAAAGTTTTGGATGAGATCCGAAGAGCGGTAGACAATGCTATCTCCGATTTTCCTCCTCAGGTAACTGAAAAACCTAAAATTACGGAAAGAAAATCAGGTTCATTCCCGATCATGGACTTCTCCGTTTATGGCGGTAAGGACGAGATTGAACTTCATACAATCGCTGAATTTATAGAACTGGAATTGGAAAAGATCCCGGGAATCGCTAGAGTAGATGTATTCGGAAAACGTGATAGAGAATGGCATATACTTGTAAATGCAGACAGATTGAAACAATACCAATTGGATCTTTCCGATATCACAAGAACGATCCGCACTCGTAACATCAATCTTCCTGCCGGTTCCGTGGATTCTGAGAATGCATTTGATCTTAGGATAGACGGAGAATTTAAAAATCCTTCCGAGATCGGAAAAATCCCGGTTCGAACCAATGATATATTTTCCACTGTTCGTATCGGTAATCTGGCAAGGGTTGAAGATACATTCGAATATCCTAGGTTCCTTGCGATTGCAAATGGGCAGCAGGGTTTGGTTCTTTCCGTTATTAAAAAGGAAAGAGCGGATGCAATTGAAGTTGCAGATAATGTCCAGGCTCGATTAAAGGAACTTGAAAAAATTTATCCTGAAAGTATTAAAACATTCAAATTAAACGATGAAGCAAAAAGAACCAAGAATAGATTGAACGTGGTTTCTTCCAATGCTCTCATCGGGTTCTTGATCGTTTTCGGGATCTTGTTTTTATTCTTAGATTTCAGAACTGCAACTCTGACCTCTATGTCATTGCCTCTTTCGATGTTAATGACATTCGCAGCACTTCCTTTCTTTGATGTTTCCTTCAATATGATCTCTATGATGGGACTTATCATTTCCCTCGGGATGCTCGTGGATAACTCCATCGTAATTTCGGAAAATATCTATACCTATCTAGGCGAGAAAATGGACAAAACATCCGCTGCCTTGAAAGGAACCACTGAGATGTTGGTCCCGATCTTCGGATCTTATCTCACTACCGTGGCCGCATTCCTCCCTATGTTATTCATGGCGGGGATCATGGGAAAATTTATTTGGCAGATCCCGCTCGTGGTAATCATCGCATTGACTGCGAGTTTGATTGAGTCTTTCTTATTTCTTCCGGCGAGAATTGCAGCATTTGCAAAAACTCCGGATGAATTGAAGAGGACTTCCAAGTTCAGAAAATCCTTGGATGCATTCTTTGCAAGAATGGAGGAAAGGTTTGCAGACTTTGTGGCTTTTACGATCCGAAATCGAAACAAGTCCTTCTTTGCGATCATACTGATAGTGATGGGCTCCTGTGGAGTAATGTCCCAGATGGACTTTATACTTTTCCCGAAAGAGGATATCGAGATCTTCCTGATCAAAGCAGAGTTTCCTCCTTCTTCTCGTATCTTCCAAACTAGAGATAAGATGAAGTATATGGAAGAGATCTTGAAGAAGATTCCAAAAGAAGAATTGGTGAGTTATTCCACTAAGATTGGTGTACAACAAACGGATCCGGATGATCCGCTTTCCAGATTCGGAGAGAACTTGGGAGTGATCATGGTATATCTCACTCCAGAATCTAAAAGGGTGAGAAAAGCCTCCGAAATATTAGCCTCCATCGAGGATGATATCCGGAAAACTCCGGGACTTTCAGATGTATATTTGGAAGAAATGGCGATGGCACCTCCGATCGGAGCACCTATCACGATCGGTGTATTAGGAAAAGATTATGAAGTCCTTAAGAAAGTTTCCGCTGATCTGCAATCCTTCTTAAAAGGAATTAAAGGTGTTCATTCTGTTCGAGATGATTATCGTAATGGACGAAAACAGATGTACATCCAGCTCGACGAGGGACTGGAAAGTTTTACTGGAGTGTCTACCTTCTCCGCCGCAAATATGCTTAGAACAGCATACGATGGAGAAAGAGCAGGTAATGTTCGCCAAGGTAAAACCAAAATTTATCTGAGAGTAATGTATGATAAGAACTTCCGTAAAAATCCGGAAGAAGTCAAAAGTATTCCTCTTAGGAACAAGGCTGGAAATATTACCAACCTGGCAAAAATTTCCAGAATGGATCTAAAAGATTCCCCTGAATTACTTTCTCATAGGGATTTTGAAAGAGCTGTCACTGTGAATGCTGATATCAAGATCGAAACAGGTATGACTTCGAGAGAAGCAAACCAAAAGGTAATCGACGAGTTCAAACCTTTGATCGAAAGACAATATCCTGGAGTTTCCATCGTATTCGGAGGAGAGGAGAAAGACACGCAAAGATCTATGGCCTCTCTCGGAAAAGCAGGACTCATTGCGTTACTCGGGATCTTTATCATTCTTGCATTAACTTTGCAGAATGTTGTAAGGCCTATACTGATCTTGAGCACAATACCTCTTGGATTTGTGGGGATCGTAGCGGGTTTTGTATTATCCGGAAAAGCATTCAGCTTCTTAGCTATGATCGGTATCATTGGACTCGCCGGAGTTTTGGTAAACGCATCCATCGTGCTTGTGGATTGTATAGATTCTATACGCAAATCTTCCAATGCACCTTTGGATGAGATCTTACTCGAAGCGAGCCGCAGAAGGTTCCGCCCAATCTTGCTGACTACATTGACTACCGTTGCGGGACTTCTTCCTACAGCGTATAGTGTGGGTGGATCGGATCCGGTATTGATCCCTATGACATTAGCATTAGGTTGGGGACTTGGCTTCGGAACTCTGGGAAGTTTACTCTATGTTCCTGTAACACTTTCGGTGTTTTCAAATTTGAGAGCAAAGTTAGGATTTAAAACAAAGCCTGAGCCTAAGCATCATTAATAAAAAGGAGCACAGAGTTTTTTCACGCTAAGGCGCTAAGAAAAGAAGATATAGTTTGCCAAATTACAAAAACCTCTTCTAAACTTTGCGGCTTTGCGTGAGCCTTGCCTCCGTGTTCTCTGTATGAAACTTTTAGACTTAAAGTTTATTCTGTTCTTCAAAAATTGCTTCGAGTTCTGCGATCGCTTCAAAGTCTTTCGGACGACCGCTTGCTTTTTTAAGCTCAATCAATTTTTTCAATCCGATACCAGCGTTTTCGAGTAACTCAAGGATCTTCTCAAATTTTGTCATTTATGAGATTGCATCCATTTCTTTCCGGCTCGTTTCACTTCTTCGGCAACTAGTTGGAGTTCCTCTAATTTCCGAATACGTTCAGTCGGGGTTAACTTTAGATTCTCTCGGATTAAGGTTCTATCTATATCTTTCTTATACAGATTTATAATTTCTTGGATGGAATCTTTCTCGGACATAGGAAACTTTATCCTTAAGATACCTTAGGATATAGACTGGAAAAGCCTTTTTTAATTCTCTTGCCTCCGTGTCCGGTCGGATCAATCTGTCCAGAAAATGGCGTACGAGCATAAGAATATCCTGGATACGGACCAGTTCTCCAAAGAGGATCTGGACTTTTTAGTCGAGAGAACTCGAGAGATGGAAAGGCTGGTGGAGCAAAATAAGGCCTTTGGAATTTTAGAAGGCAAACTTCTGGCTTCTCTTTTTTTCGAAGCTTCTACAAGGACCAGACTTTCATTCGAAGCTGCCATGGAAAGATTGGGTGGAAGGGTAATCTCCACTGTAGGTTTCCAATTTTCTTCCATCTCAAAGGGCGAGACCTTATACGATACCATGAAAATGGTAGAAGCTTATGCAGACATCGCGGTGATCCGACATCCTGTGGAAGGTTCCTCCAGAATTGCAGCCGGTGCGGTCAAAATCCCAGTCATCAACGCGGGAGATGGAGCAGGTCAACATCCCACCCAAGCGCTTCTGGATCTATATACGATCATTTCCGAAAAAGGAAAATTGGACGGGCTCACTCTTGCATTCATTGGCGATCTGAAATATGGAAGAACGATCCATAGTTTGATCAATCTTCTACGCCATTATAAAGTTCATCTTTACTTGATTTCTCCTCCGGAACTTTCTCTTCCTGAGTCTTATAAGAAGGGGCTTGCAGGATTTCCTATCACTTTCGAAGAATCTGACGATATCAAAAAAGTTTGGGAATGCGATATTGCTTATGTGACTCGCATCCAAGAAGAAAGATTTCCGGACCATAAAGAATACGAAAGATTAAAAGAATCCTTCAAGTTGAACAAAGAATTGATACTCGCATCTAAAAAAGAAACTACAGTACTTCATCCTCTTCCAAGAGTGAATGAACTCTCTACAGATGTGGATGATCTTCCGAACGCAGCGTACTTTCGTCAGGCAAAGTATGGAGTAGTAAGCAGAATGACGTTACTCTGTCTTTCCCTGGGCGTTCGTTTTTAAACGGAGTAGAATGGAACGTAAGATCTGGACATACGAAGAAGCACGTAAAATTCTACCCTATGTCCGGTCCATCACGGAAGAATTTTACGAAACCGTTGGAAAGGTTCACCAAGAACTGAAAAACGGTTTATACCAAGAGAATGAACAAGAAGCCAGAGAAACCAAAGTTGAAGAACTATTGGTAGAATGGTCCGGAAAGATCCGGGAACTTGGTATAGAAGTCAAAGGGCTTTGGCTTGTAGACTTCGACAACGGAAAAGGTTATTATTGTTGGCATCTGGGAGAAGAGGATCTTCTTTTCGAACACGGATACGACGAGGGTTTTGCAGGACGCAAACCGATCCAAAACATAGACGAGGATTACGAATAATTCAATGGCGAATATAAACGAAAATTATCTGAAATTAAAAGCGGGATATCTTTTCCCGGAGATCGCAAGAAGAGTAAAAGTTTATTCTGAAAAACATCCAAACGCAAAGATTATCCGACTAGGAATTGGAGACGTTACTCTTCCTTTGGCTCCATCCGTCGTGGATGCACTTGTTTCTTCTTCAAAAGAAATGGGAACTCCGGAAGGATTCCATGGATATGGGCCTGAACAAGGATATTCTTTCCTACTCAAGGCGATCGCAGATAATGATTATGCTCCTCTTGGTGTAAAACTGGATGAGAGCGAAATTTTCGTATCCGACGGATCCAAATGTGACTGCGGAAATATCCAAGAAATATTCTCTACAGATGCAAAGATCGCGATCGGAGATCCTGTATATCCAGTATATGTGGACACGAACGTAATGGCAGGAAGAACTGGGGAAGCAGGACCGGACGGAAGATACGCCAACCTGATCTATATGCCTTCTACAAAAGAGAATGGATTCCAACCGGATTTCCCTAAAGAAAGGCCGGACCTAATCTATTTATGTTTTCCTAATAATCCAACCGGAACTGTGGCTTCGAAAGAATCCCTAAAAGCTTGGGTGGAATACGCTAAAAAGAATAATAGTATCATTCTTTATGATTCTGCATATGAGGCATTTATCTCTGAACCGGGAGTTCCAAGATCTATTTACGAGGTAGAAGGAGCAAGAGAGGTCGCAATAGAATTCCGCTCCTTCTCCAAAACCGCAGGATTTACAGGACTTCGTTGTGCTTATATAGTAATTCCTAAAGAATTAAAAGGAAAAACAAAGGACGGCCAGGAAGTTTCTATAGGTCAACTTTGGAGCAGAAGACATACCACTAAATTCAACGGCGTTTCTTACGTGACCCAAAAAGCGGCCGAGGCGATCTATTCTCCTCAGGGAAAAAAAGAGATCCGAGCAAGCATCGATACTTATATGGCTAATGCCAAATTGATCCGAGAGGGACTCATCAAAGCAGGATACGAAGTATTCGGTGGGGTGAATGCTCCTTATATCTGGCTCAAAACTCCTAATAATCTTAGCTCTTGGGACTTCTTCGACCAATTATTAGACAAGGCTCAGGTGGTAGGAACTCCAGGCTCCGGTTTCGGACCTGCGGGAGAAGGTTATTTCAGACTTTCCGCCTTCGGGAAAAAAGACGACGTGATCGAAGCAATCCGTCGAATTAGCGCTCTGTAATCAGGGCGCTTTTTCCTCAAAAAAAAGAGAATATACATTTCGAGACCCTGCCGATAGACTACTAGTAGGGAAAGCTATGGGTTCGAAATATACACGCATTCTTCTTTTTATATTCGCTGCGGCGCCGATTTTTTTCACGGATAGGACTTATGCAGTTTCTCCCGATCAAACGAATCTCGCGATCCTGATTGATGAGAATAAGATAAACATAAAGTTCATCAATATCTGCGTGAGTAATCTTGCGCCACCTTTGGAAGAAGGTGCAGGGCCTAAATCCCAGGCCGGAGTGGCAACTGCAGCGGAGAATGCGCAATCTGGTCAAACTGCAACCGCAAGTGGACAAACTGAACTTTTCAAAAAACTGAATACTATAGACAATTATAGATCGTTCAAGAAGGCAAACCAAGCTGACTTCAATGGGAATATGTGGTATTTCCAAAGTAACTACAGTTTATCTTATAAAAACCTAAAGTCCGCGCAAGGAGAGATGAAGGACATCTTCCAAGTAGTTCACGAAAATTATATCAAAACTGCTCGTATACTTTTAGAAGCCGCTTCTCCAATGATCATTCGTTCTAATGATAAGATCGCGCAACATTTATTGAAGCTTGGATTTAGAGATCTAAAATCCTCCGAAGATAATTTTACCACTGCATATAATTCTTCTCCTTACCAATTCAGAGTGAAACTTGTACTTTTTGGAGAAGGTATCAAGATCGCAAGAAGGGCCAGAAGATTTGCACTTCTCGCAATGATCGCAGCGAAAACTCCGAACGACGACAAGCGCGAATTCCAATTC from the Leptospira andrefontaineae genome contains:
- a CDS encoding adenylate/guanylate cyclase domain-containing protein yields the protein MISRFNRFIDWVQLIGITQGLNDQEIRAIRTTGSTQFIIFIIPAFLAIPIYFTEPPETHLYSYSMLTIFLIALGVARYLLTKRRQTAAAVMTLVALNFEFTVLTVAQADDPAPLGFLVSSILPFLMILRTRTKTLWSLVILPVFFFLASQYYYRVFGGSAIFGPPRWIVPADYLMPPLVLLVIAMISIIYQFVKAVNKAEDKLSQEHAQSEKLLLNILPREVADELKQNGISKPRHFPSATVCFTDFEGFTKISESLGPSELVAELDRCFSYFDSLMDRYKLEKLKTIGDSYMFVGGIPNSSSTHAVDCVLAALEIQAFMNQMKEIKTSQNLPYWQLRLGIHSGDLVAGVIGEKKFAYDVWSDTVNTASRCESSGATGKINISGATYALVKDFFDCEYRGQIAAKHKGNIDMYFVQGLLPELHRAGEPRVPNSEFEKRYAALLSGAEKAEVGNAG
- the ruvA gene encoding Holliday junction branch migration protein RuvA, giving the protein MISGLQGSIRKLEVGTVNLDVHGVTYEIVISFKTYWELKEFQTSAKEVRLHIHHSITERGQKLFGFLHERDKEFFKVMKGLHGIGEMTALKVLSFFSPWELHKIASSGEAKDLEKIPKVRAKTSEKIFFEVKQNLKKLELFLEAGSEDPSIPETSKERLPSPEDRFKETAVQALVQLGFEDKSALKEVEKVLKKQSFTDTGELIREILKNL
- a CDS encoding MBL fold metallo-hydrolase produces the protein MLQEVQNNNMSLIFHSATLLLAISFFYCFPLDPERVKSPSYKEGRYHNLDPDEELQGKSPLAILRWKLWGPKDPPAVEGLTEELPTVLERNSKDLVAPEGKVRVVWFGHATVWISSTKNGKTVNVLTDPIFEAPILVTRLVKLPIPKEDLPPVDFVVVSHAHRDHLDRDTLRYLRSKNPNLQILLPSGMKSFSEEENLGSTVSQELDQVTTKESVKITFLPAHHWSRMGISDTNQYFWGSYSLEAQGKIIYFAGDTGYSSHFKNISERLGKPVDLALLPIGAYKPRWFMKYAHIGPEEALMATKDLNAKSFAPIHWGTFPLGDDLPKEPVLDLKQRLSFPNSPDTKGINPPSDGISWGTKDGVKIVPWTIGSGIDLE
- a CDS encoding fatty acid desaturase family protein; its protein translation is MEASIQIRDLPFAKNRILSLTVLFLFISFHFLLPVGLLLSSFPNWAAWVFAAALGPVSYTFWNLIHESIHGNFSNERKQNHFWGRFLCIVFGAPYSVLKCSHLMHHKFNREPGDRIEFYDPNSRKPRWFQSLNYYFRITVATYIFEVGSGLLLSLPSRWTRQTVDRFIEYPIEEGFFKWIYRPEILEELRKDILWILIFYIPSFWLFGSNWPLLVFLLLSRSFFISFFDNAYHYGKEINDKNSAFNLTLPKTVSAFFLHFNYHRIHHRFPGCSWDRLPKQMEVCGETWDKSFIKQAWSQWGGLLEPLDGKISK
- a CDS encoding efflux RND transporter permease subunit, translated to MRTIIQSFIHNRLFMYLGVIFIVAAGGMSLCGLRRDAFPNVDMKQLVITTKFPGASPADVELRVTYPIEEKIKEIDGIDEIRSFSRNSVSDIDVRVSLEEKNPEKVLDEIRRAVDNAISDFPPQVTEKPKITERKSGSFPIMDFSVYGGKDEIELHTIAEFIELELEKIPGIARVDVFGKRDREWHILVNADRLKQYQLDLSDITRTIRTRNINLPAGSVDSENAFDLRIDGEFKNPSEIGKIPVRTNDIFSTVRIGNLARVEDTFEYPRFLAIANGQQGLVLSVIKKERADAIEVADNVQARLKELEKIYPESIKTFKLNDEAKRTKNRLNVVSSNALIGFLIVFGILFLFLDFRTATLTSMSLPLSMLMTFAALPFFDVSFNMISMMGLIISLGMLVDNSIVISENIYTYLGEKMDKTSAALKGTTEMLVPIFGSYLTTVAAFLPMLFMAGIMGKFIWQIPLVVIIALTASLIESFLFLPARIAAFAKTPDELKRTSKFRKSLDAFFARMEERFADFVAFTIRNRNKSFFAIILIVMGSCGVMSQMDFILFPKEDIEIFLIKAEFPPSSRIFQTRDKMKYMEEILKKIPKEELVSYSTKIGVQQTDPDDPLSRFGENLGVIMVYLTPESKRVRKASEILASIEDDIRKTPGLSDVYLEEMAMAPPIGAPITIGVLGKDYEVLKKVSADLQSFLKGIKGVHSVRDDYRNGRKQMYIQLDEGLESFTGVSTFSAANMLRTAYDGERAGNVRQGKTKIYLRVMYDKNFRKNPEEVKSIPLRNKAGNITNLAKISRMDLKDSPELLSHRDFERAVTVNADIKIETGMTSREANQKVIDEFKPLIERQYPGVSIVFGGEEKDTQRSMASLGKAGLIALLGIFIILALTLQNVVRPILILSTIPLGFVGIVAGFVLSGKAFSFLAMIGIIGLAGVLVNASIVLVDCIDSIRKSSNAPLDEILLEASRRRFRPILLTTLTTVAGLLPTAYSVGGSDPVLIPMTLALGWGLGFGTLGSLLYVPVTLSVFSNLRAKLGFKTKPEPKHH
- the pyrB gene encoding aspartate carbamoyltransferase, whose amino-acid sequence is MAYEHKNILDTDQFSKEDLDFLVERTREMERLVEQNKAFGILEGKLLASLFFEASTRTRLSFEAAMERLGGRVISTVGFQFSSISKGETLYDTMKMVEAYADIAVIRHPVEGSSRIAAGAVKIPVINAGDGAGQHPTQALLDLYTIISEKGKLDGLTLAFIGDLKYGRTIHSLINLLRHYKVHLYLISPPELSLPESYKKGLAGFPITFEESDDIKKVWECDIAYVTRIQEERFPDHKEYERLKESFKLNKELILASKKETTVLHPLPRVNELSTDVDDLPNAAYFRQAKYGVVSRMTLLCLSLGVRF